In Labilibaculum sp. DW002, one DNA window encodes the following:
- the pth gene encoding aminoacyl-tRNA hydrolase, which produces MKYLIVGLGNIGPEYFHTRHNIGFRILDALAETAKIEFKDGRYGAIAEYKFKGRQYILVKPSTYMNLSGKAVNYWLQKENIPIENMMVLVDDLALPFGTLRLRPKGSDAGHNGLKHINETLGHQNYTRLRFGIGADFSRGKQIDYVLGKWSEEEIEKLPELYKICINMIKGISTIGVQRTMTAYNTKKQ; this is translated from the coding sequence ATGAAATATTTAATTGTCGGGCTTGGAAATATTGGACCGGAATATTTTCACACTCGCCACAATATTGGGTTCAGAATTTTGGATGCTCTTGCCGAAACGGCAAAAATCGAATTCAAAGATGGACGCTATGGCGCCATTGCTGAATACAAATTCAAAGGTCGACAATACATTCTTGTAAAGCCCAGCACCTACATGAATCTTAGTGGAAAAGCTGTAAACTACTGGTTACAAAAAGAGAATATTCCTATTGAAAATATGATGGTTCTGGTAGACGATTTAGCCCTTCCATTTGGAACACTTCGTTTGCGACCAAAGGGTAGCGATGCAGGACACAACGGTCTTAAACATATCAACGAAACATTAGGTCATCAAAATTATACCCGCCTTCGTTTTGGAATTGGAGCTGATTTTAGCAGAGGCAAACAAATTGACTATGTATTAGGCAAATGGTCAGAAGAAGAGATTGAAAAACTGCCTGAACTGTACAAAATCTGTATTAATATGATTAAGGGTATTAGTACAATTGGCGTTCAGCGTACAATGACGGCTTACAATACG
- the yihA gene encoding ribosome biogenesis GTP-binding protein YihA/YsxC, with product MNITSAQFVMSNSDISKCPTDNKAEYAFIGRSNVGKSSLINMLTNNKSLAKISVKPGKTQLVNHFIINKEWYLVDLPGYGFAKVAKNTKQRFSKLIFSYIESRTTLINLFVLVDCRHEPQNKDVDFMEWLGVNGIPFSIIFTKADKLSKQKLKDNVIAYEKELLTSWEEMPPYFISSASSGLGKDEILNYIEETNKKISL from the coding sequence ATGAATATTACCAGTGCACAATTTGTGATGTCCAACTCGGATATAAGTAAATGTCCTACCGATAACAAGGCCGAATACGCCTTTATTGGTCGTTCCAATGTTGGAAAATCATCTCTGATTAATATGCTGACCAACAATAAAAGTTTAGCGAAAATTTCAGTTAAACCAGGAAAAACACAGTTGGTCAATCATTTCATCATTAATAAAGAATGGTACTTGGTTGATTTACCAGGATATGGATTTGCAAAAGTTGCTAAGAACACAAAACAGCGATTTTCCAAATTAATTTTCAGCTACATTGAAAGTCGAACTACACTTATCAACCTATTTGTATTGGTAGACTGTAGGCACGAACCCCAAAACAAAGATGTTGACTTTATGGAATGGTTGGGTGTTAATGGAATTCCTTTTTCGATCATATTTACAAAAGCAGATAAGCTTAGTAAACAAAAATTAAAAGACAATGTAATAGCCTACGAGAAGGAGTTACTAACCTCATGGGAAGAAATGCCCCCTTATTTTATTAGTTCCGCATCTTCAGGTTTAGGAAAAGATGAAATATTAAATTACATAGAAGAAACCAACAAAAAGATTTCTTTGTAA
- the udk gene encoding uridine kinase, translating to MLIIGIAGGTGSGKTTVVRKIIERLNQGDVAVLPQDSYYRDNKEMPLEERQEINFDHPRSIEFELLIEHVRKLKNDEAIEQPIYSYLTCLRSDETIQVEPKGVIIVEGLLILTDPVLRDLMDLKVFVDCDADDRLNRVIKRDIVERGRSVEKVLDRYEKTVKPMHLQFIEPSKRYADIIVPQGGNNIVAIDILTHFIQKNLVASL from the coding sequence ATGTTGATTATTGGAATTGCTGGAGGGACGGGCTCTGGTAAAACAACAGTGGTTAGAAAAATCATTGAAAGATTAAATCAGGGAGATGTGGCAGTCTTGCCACAAGATTCATATTATAGGGATAATAAGGAGATGCCATTGGAGGAGCGTCAAGAAATAAATTTTGACCATCCAAGATCAATAGAATTTGAATTATTGATTGAGCATGTGCGAAAGTTAAAAAACGATGAAGCGATAGAGCAACCGATATACTCCTACCTTACTTGTTTACGTTCTGACGAAACTATTCAGGTAGAGCCTAAGGGAGTTATCATTGTGGAGGGATTGTTGATTTTAACAGATCCTGTTTTACGTGATTTAATGGATCTGAAGGTGTTTGTAGATTGTGATGCCGACGATCGCTTAAATCGAGTAATCAAAAGAGACATTGTTGAGCGTGGAAGATCTGTTGAAAAGGTTTTGGATCGTTATGAAAAAACCGTGAAGCCAATGCATCTTCAGTTTATTGAGCCAAGCAAACGTTATGCAGATATTATTGTTCCTCAGGGAGGTAATAATATTGTAGCGATTGACATTTTAACCCATTTCATACAGAAAAATCTCGTTGCTAGTTTGTAA
- a CDS encoding Dabb family protein, whose protein sequence is MIKHIAMFKFKAFGSAEEKKNYFCRLEKAFDGLDKSIPEIKFLQIGFDQLQSDASFDFVVNVDIENMEALPVYANHPEHQKAVAVIKEMAAERKVIDYEF, encoded by the coding sequence ATGATCAAGCACATTGCAATGTTTAAGTTTAAAGCTTTCGGTTCAGCTGAAGAAAAAAAGAATTACTTTTGCAGATTAGAAAAAGCATTTGATGGCCTGGATAAAAGTATTCCAGAAATCAAATTTTTACAGATTGGTTTCGATCAACTTCAATCTGATGCTTCTTTTGATTTTGTGGTAAACGTTGATATTGAGAACATGGAAGCTTTACCTGTTTATGCAAATCATCCTGAACATCAAAAAGCTGTGGCAGTAATAAAAGAAATGGCAGCCGAGCGAAAAGTAATTGATTACGAATTTTAA
- a CDS encoding type I phosphomannose isomerase catalytic subunit, which yields MSLYPLKFKTILKDKIWGGDKLKTVLNKDFSPLPNAGESWEISGVEGDVSVVSNGFLAGNNLEELIEIYMGDLVGDKVYEKFGVEFPLLIKFIDANDVLSIQVHPDDEMSKERHNAYGKTEMWYVIEADKGSELIVGFNQEITKEQYLGKLKEGKLEDILNSTPVKEGSCFFIPAGRVHAIGKGILLAEIQQTSDVTYRMYDFNRTDDAGNPRELHTELAVDAIDYSFEKKYETTYKTEVNKTEELVRCQYFTTNILEFDKAIEKDYYDLDSFVIYMCLEGDLDLAYDEETISVAKGESILIPATIKNVKLSPKSKAKILEVFIK from the coding sequence ATGAGTTTGTATCCATTGAAATTTAAAACCATTCTTAAAGATAAAATCTGGGGTGGTGACAAATTAAAAACTGTTTTAAATAAAGATTTTTCTCCACTACCAAATGCTGGTGAAAGTTGGGAGATATCGGGTGTAGAAGGAGATGTTTCGGTAGTAAGCAATGGTTTTTTAGCTGGAAATAATCTGGAAGAACTTATTGAAATCTACATGGGAGATTTAGTTGGCGATAAAGTTTATGAGAAGTTTGGAGTCGAATTTCCATTACTTATTAAATTTATTGATGCCAATGATGTACTTTCTATTCAGGTACACCCTGATGATGAAATGTCTAAAGAGAGACACAACGCCTATGGTAAAACTGAAATGTGGTATGTAATTGAAGCAGACAAAGGTTCTGAATTGATTGTTGGTTTTAATCAGGAAATTACGAAAGAACAATATTTAGGAAAGTTAAAAGAAGGCAAACTGGAAGATATATTAAACAGCACACCTGTAAAAGAAGGCAGTTGTTTCTTTATTCCTGCCGGACGAGTTCACGCAATTGGAAAAGGAATTCTATTGGCGGAAATTCAGCAAACATCGGATGTTACCTATCGAATGTACGATTTTAACAGAACCGACGATGCTGGAAACCCAAGAGAACTTCATACCGAACTTGCAGTTGACGCAATTGACTATAGTTTCGAGAAGAAATATGAAACCACATATAAAACAGAAGTAAACAAAACAGAAGAATTGGTACGTTGCCAGTATTTCACAACCAATATTCTTGAGTTTGATAAAGCAATTGAAAAGGATTATTATGATCTTGATTCTTTTGTAATTTATATGTGCTTAGAAGGTGATTTAGATCTTGCCTATGACGAAGAAACGATAAGTGTAGCGAAAGGGGAAAGTATTTTAATCCCTGCAACTATTAAAAACGTAAAACTTAGTCCGAAATCAAAAGCTAAAATCCTAGAGGTTTTTATTAAATAA
- a CDS encoding ribose-phosphate pyrophosphokinase, giving the protein MNAPIKIFAGSKSEKLASQIAEAAGLEVGNSSIVNFSDGEFEVAFEETVRGSHVFIVQSTVPPADNLMELLMLIDAAKRASAYKVCAVMPYFGFARQDRKDRPRVAIGAKLVANLLMAAGVDRVMTMDLHADQIQGFFDVPVDHLYGSSVLLPHVKALKLENLVIASPDMGGSKRANAYAKYLNAGLAICHKSREKANVVGEMTAIGDVEGKNVVIVDDMIDTAGTIAKAANMLKAKGALSVRAIASHAVLSGPANERIEESALEEVLFTDSIQLDGASTKIKTLTIADIFAKTILNVYNNESISSNFII; this is encoded by the coding sequence ATGAATGCCCCAATTAAAATTTTTGCAGGTTCAAAAAGTGAGAAACTAGCTTCTCAAATTGCCGAAGCTGCCGGACTAGAAGTCGGAAATTCAAGCATCGTTAACTTTAGCGATGGTGAATTCGAAGTTGCTTTCGAGGAAACCGTTCGTGGATCTCACGTATTTATTGTTCAATCGACTGTTCCTCCTGCTGACAACTTAATGGAACTTTTAATGTTGATTGATGCTGCCAAAAGAGCATCAGCTTATAAAGTTTGTGCCGTAATGCCTTATTTCGGGTTTGCTCGTCAGGACAGAAAAGACCGTCCCAGAGTTGCTATCGGGGCAAAACTGGTTGCCAACTTATTAATGGCTGCAGGTGTAGACCGTGTTATGACAATGGATTTACACGCAGATCAAATTCAAGGTTTCTTTGATGTTCCTGTTGACCACCTTTATGGTTCATCAGTCCTTTTACCTCATGTAAAAGCTTTGAAGCTTGAAAATCTGGTTATTGCTTCTCCTGATATGGGTGGTAGTAAAAGAGCAAATGCATATGCTAAGTATTTAAATGCTGGTCTTGCAATTTGTCACAAAAGTAGAGAAAAAGCGAATGTCGTTGGTGAAATGACTGCTATTGGTGATGTTGAAGGAAAGAATGTTGTTATTGTTGATGACATGATTGACACAGCTGGTACAATTGCAAAAGCTGCCAACATGCTTAAAGCTAAGGGAGCCCTTAGCGTTAGAGCCATTGCATCTCATGCTGTCCTTTCAGGTCCGGCTAACGAAAGAATTGAAGAATCAGCACTTGAAGAAGTTCTTTTCACTGATTCTATCCAATTGGATGGTGCTTCAACAAAGATTAAAACACTGACAATTGCAGACATTTTCGCAAAAACTATCCTTAATGTTTATAATAACGAGTCAATTAGCTCGAACTTTATTATTTAA
- a CDS encoding 50S ribosomal protein L25/general stress protein Ctc: MKTLELKGSLRTDLGKKATKALRKAELVPCELYGAGENIHFSVNERDLNKLLFTPETFIVKFDVEGKVFTSVMREVQFHSVTDKPLHVDFFQVTEDKAFEVEVPVKVEGFAKGIQAGGKLAIINRKLKVKALMADLPENLLVEVSDLGLGKSIQVGALDFENLELLNAKNAVVVQVKLTRAARAAANSGDAVEGAEAAAPAAE; encoded by the coding sequence ATGAAAACTTTAGAATTAAAAGGTTCATTAAGAACAGATCTAGGAAAAAAAGCAACTAAAGCTTTGCGTAAAGCAGAATTAGTTCCTTGTGAACTTTACGGTGCAGGTGAAAACATTCACTTTTCTGTAAACGAAAGAGATCTAAACAAATTACTTTTCACTCCTGAAACTTTCATCGTTAAGTTTGATGTTGAAGGAAAAGTATTTACTTCAGTAATGAGAGAAGTACAATTTCACTCAGTAACAGACAAGCCACTTCACGTTGATTTCTTCCAGGTAACTGAAGATAAAGCATTCGAAGTTGAAGTTCCTGTAAAAGTTGAAGGTTTTGCTAAAGGTATTCAAGCTGGTGGTAAATTAGCTATCATCAACAGAAAACTAAAGGTAAAAGCTCTAATGGCTGATCTTCCAGAAAACTTACTTGTTGAAGTTAGCGATCTTGGTCTTGGTAAGAGTATCCAAGTTGGTGCTTTAGACTTCGAAAACCTGGAGTTATTGAATGCAAAGAACGCGGTTGTTGTTCAGGTTAAGCTTACAAGAGCTGCTCGTGCTGCTGCAAATAGCGGTGACGCTGTTGAAGGAGCTGAAGCTGCTGCTCCTGCTGCAGAGTAA